The following coding sequences lie in one uncultured Mailhella sp. genomic window:
- a CDS encoding pyridoxamine 5'-phosphate oxidase family protein yields MRRHDRECCEQSFFTDLLGRADVMTLAFHAGEFPYVIPVNFVYMNNAVYVHCATEGRKLDCLTKNPCTGFSVHEVLGIDREQATTRYLSLYGEGRAALVEDDEEKQAALAALAKKYRSRCTLPVPADMLSRTAVIRISIVSMNGKKNLPPEHAD; encoded by the coding sequence ATGCGACGCCACGACAGAGAATGCTGCGAACAGAGTTTTTTCACCGATCTGCTTGGTCGGGCCGACGTCATGACTCTGGCCTTTCACGCCGGAGAATTTCCGTACGTCATTCCGGTCAACTTCGTGTACATGAACAACGCCGTCTATGTTCACTGCGCCACGGAAGGCCGCAAGCTGGACTGCCTCACAAAGAACCCCTGCACGGGGTTTTCCGTGCATGAAGTTCTCGGCATCGACAGGGAACAGGCGACGACCCGATATCTGAGCCTTTACGGCGAAGGCCGCGCCGCCCTTGTTGAAGACGACGAGGAAAAACAGGCTGCTCTGGCGGCTCTGGCCAAAAAATACCGGAGCCGCTGCACGCTGCCCGTTCCCGCAGACATGCTGTCGCGCACCGCCGTGATCAGAATCAGCATCGTTTCCATGAACGGCAAGAAAAATCTTCCCCCGGAACACGCCGACTGA